In the Streptomyces sp. cg36 genome, one interval contains:
- a CDS encoding phosphonatase-like hydrolase — translation MKMSSTNHRYDLVVLDMAGTTVADGGLVEQAFRAAVESLGADPDAMVGHVRATMGESKISVFRHLFGDEERARRANTAFERAYGELVAQGRIAALPGARDTIERLGAEGRTVVLTTGFARVTQDAILDALGWRDLVGLTLCPADAGGRGRPYPDLVLAAFLRTGAVDSVRRIAVAGDTSYDMLSGVRSGAGIVAGVLTGAHGEDALRDAGATQVLASVAELPDVIARAEAS, via the coding sequence ATGAAGATGAGCAGCACCAACCACCGCTACGACCTGGTCGTCCTGGACATGGCGGGCACCACCGTCGCCGACGGCGGGCTCGTCGAGCAGGCGTTCCGCGCCGCCGTCGAGAGCCTCGGCGCGGACCCCGACGCCATGGTCGGCCATGTCCGCGCCACCATGGGCGAGTCCAAGATCTCCGTCTTCCGGCACCTGTTCGGCGACGAGGAGCGGGCCCGGCGCGCCAACACCGCCTTCGAGCGGGCGTACGGCGAACTCGTCGCCCAGGGCCGCATCGCCGCCCTGCCCGGCGCCCGCGACACCATCGAACGGCTCGGCGCCGAGGGCCGCACGGTCGTGCTGACCACCGGCTTCGCCCGGGTCACCCAGGACGCCATCCTCGACGCGCTCGGCTGGCGCGACCTGGTCGGGCTGACCCTGTGCCCGGCCGACGCGGGCGGCCGGGGCCGCCCCTACCCCGACCTGGTGCTCGCCGCGTTCCTGCGCACCGGCGCGGTGGACTCGGTCCGCCGGATCGCGGTGGCCGGCGACACCTCGTACGACATGCTCAGCGGGGTGCGCTCGGGCGCCGGGATCGTGGCGGGCGTCCTCACCGGCGCGCACGGCGAGGACGCGCTGCGGGACGCCGGGGCCACCCAGGTGCTCGCCTCGGTGGCGGAGCTGCCGGACGTGATCGCACGGGCGGAAGCGTCGTGA
- a CDS encoding alkaline phosphatase family protein, with amino-acid sequence MTTSGISRRSLLAGAAALAAAAGPLAAVARAASRTPKVLVIGLDGTLLNRVKDASAPRLKSLMADGLTAASSLYANPFAPTMSGPGWSTVITGVWPDKHNVKDNEFTGQRFAQYPDFLTRAETARPALSTYAVASWAPITDTIFSSKVDGRVSTPSAEYDTGTTARAVEKLGSAPGPDAVFVQLDNVDHAGHSYGAASQQYLDAIHGVDTQVGQLLDAIAARPTRAEEDWLVLVTADHGHTDAGGHGGSTWQERQTFLIAKGGTAAPGSVRHDVRMPDVAASALAHLGIAIDPAWGLDGRPIQQPSPDDFDALRAVLKTPVDEGGIGAGVVGFTHTPPAGWSVDNTRMGTGGVTEWRGWSFTTDEFWTKAQRDQQRESNVRSRDVFAVADGDEWQDKSFTGTFDSTLVSPAWPVRGGAPATLSYVTHYLQSGAQKGEVLVSYDGAAPVAVKTYTSDAVARVESLTLNVPAGASTARVRFRYTGGNDWYWVIDQVKLAGS; translated from the coding sequence GTGACCACGTCAGGAATCTCCCGCCGCTCCCTGCTCGCCGGCGCCGCCGCCCTGGCCGCCGCCGCGGGCCCGCTCGCCGCCGTCGCCCGCGCCGCCTCCCGCACCCCCAAGGTGCTGGTCATCGGCCTGGACGGCACCCTGCTCAACCGCGTCAAGGACGCCAGTGCCCCTCGGCTCAAGTCCCTGATGGCGGACGGCCTCACGGCCGCCAGCTCCCTCTATGCCAACCCGTTCGCGCCCACCATGTCCGGCCCCGGCTGGTCGACGGTCATCACCGGTGTCTGGCCGGACAAGCACAACGTCAAGGACAACGAGTTCACCGGCCAGCGCTTCGCCCAGTACCCCGACTTCCTCACCCGTGCGGAGACCGCCAGGCCCGCGCTCTCCACCTACGCGGTCGCCTCCTGGGCGCCGATCACCGACACGATCTTCTCGTCGAAGGTCGACGGCCGCGTCTCCACGCCGAGCGCCGAGTACGACACGGGCACCACCGCCCGGGCCGTGGAGAAGCTGGGGAGCGCCCCGGGCCCGGACGCGGTCTTCGTCCAGCTCGACAACGTCGACCACGCCGGTCACAGCTACGGGGCCGCCAGCCAGCAGTACCTGGACGCGATCCACGGGGTGGACACCCAGGTCGGGCAGCTCCTCGACGCGATCGCCGCCCGGCCCACCCGGGCCGAGGAGGACTGGCTGGTGCTGGTCACCGCCGACCACGGGCACACCGACGCGGGCGGCCACGGCGGCTCCACCTGGCAGGAGCGCCAGACGTTCCTGATCGCCAAGGGCGGCACGGCCGCGCCCGGTTCGGTCCGCCACGACGTCCGCATGCCCGACGTCGCCGCCTCCGCGCTCGCCCATCTCGGCATCGCCATCGACCCGGCCTGGGGCCTGGACGGCCGCCCGATCCAGCAGCCCTCGCCGGACGACTTCGACGCGCTGCGCGCGGTGCTCAAGACCCCGGTGGACGAGGGCGGCATCGGCGCGGGCGTCGTCGGCTTCACCCACACCCCGCCCGCCGGCTGGTCCGTCGACAACACCAGGATGGGCACCGGCGGGGTCACCGAGTGGCGCGGCTGGTCCTTCACCACCGACGAGTTCTGGACCAAGGCCCAGCGCGACCAGCAGCGCGAGTCCAACGTCCGCTCCCGCGACGTCTTCGCGGTGGCCGACGGCGACGAGTGGCAGGACAAGTCCTTCACCGGCACCTTCGACTCCACGCTGGTCAGCCCCGCCTGGCCGGTGCGCGGCGGCGCCCCCGCCACGCTCTCCTACGTCACCCACTACCTCCAGTCGGGCGCGCAGAAGGGCGAGGTGCTCGTCTCCTACGACGGCGCGGCGCCGGTGGCGGTGAAGACGTACACCTCCGACGCGGTGGCGAGGGTGGAGTCGCTCACCCTGAACGTGCCCGCCGGGGCGAGCACCGCCCGGGTGCGGTTCCGCTACACCGGCGGCAACGACTGGTACTGGGTGATCGACCAGGTGAAACTCGCCGGTTCCTGA
- a CDS encoding 2-aminoethylphosphonate ABC transporter substrate-binding protein has translation MRASLRTPLAAVAGSLALATALTGCGGSSSADSKSGEKVVTVYSADGLKGEKGDGWYDKVFKDFEAKTGIKVKCVEGGSGEMVQRAVREKSNTQADVLVTLPPFIQQADAKGLLQPYTPAGADKVADAQKNSKGKWTAVVNNYFGFVYNKKQLAQAPRTWEELLDGKYKNKIQYSTPGVAGDGTAVVIKAMHDFGGKEAAMEYLRKLQANNVGPSASTGKLAPKVDKGELLVANGDVQMNYAQAKTMPNLGIWFPATATSKPTTFALPYAAGLVASAPHTTNGKKLLDFMLGEQAQQQVSAIGGGFAARTDVKATDANATALAKLLEGVEVFEPNWLDISTDLPKYVDAWKTATGS, from the coding sequence ATGCGCGCAAGCCTGCGTACCCCGCTCGCCGCCGTCGCCGGCAGCCTCGCCCTCGCCACCGCCCTGACCGGCTGCGGCGGCTCCTCCTCCGCCGACTCCAAGTCCGGCGAGAAGGTCGTCACCGTCTACAGCGCCGACGGCCTCAAGGGCGAGAAGGGCGACGGCTGGTACGACAAGGTCTTCAAGGACTTCGAGGCCAAGACCGGCATCAAGGTCAAGTGCGTGGAGGGCGGCTCGGGCGAGATGGTGCAGCGCGCCGTCCGCGAGAAGTCCAACACCCAGGCCGACGTGCTGGTCACGCTGCCGCCGTTCATCCAGCAGGCCGACGCCAAGGGGCTGCTCCAGCCGTACACCCCGGCCGGCGCGGACAAGGTGGCGGACGCGCAGAAGAACAGCAAGGGCAAGTGGACCGCGGTCGTCAACAACTACTTCGGCTTCGTCTACAACAAGAAGCAGCTCGCCCAGGCGCCCAGGACCTGGGAGGAGCTGCTGGACGGCAAGTACAAGAACAAGATCCAGTACTCCACCCCGGGTGTCGCCGGTGACGGCACCGCCGTGGTCATCAAGGCCATGCACGACTTCGGCGGCAAGGAGGCCGCCATGGAGTACCTGCGCAAGCTCCAGGCCAACAACGTCGGCCCGTCCGCCTCCACCGGCAAGCTCGCCCCCAAGGTCGACAAGGGCGAACTCCTGGTCGCCAACGGCGATGTGCAGATGAACTACGCCCAGGCCAAGACCATGCCCAACCTCGGCATCTGGTTCCCGGCCACCGCCACCAGCAAGCCCACCACCTTCGCCCTGCCCTACGCGGCCGGTCTCGTCGCGTCGGCGCCGCACACCACCAACGGCAAGAAGCTGCTCGACTTCATGCTCGGCGAGCAGGCCCAGCAGCAGGTCAGCGCGATCGGCGGCGGCTTCGCGGCCCGCACCGACGTCAAGGCCACCGACGCCAACGCCACCGCGCTCGCCAAGCTCCTGGAGGGCGTGGAGGTCTTCGAGCCGAACTGGCTCGACATCAGCACCGACCTGCCCAAGTACGTGGACGCCTGGAAGACCGCGACCGGCAGCTGA
- a CDS encoding galactose oxidase-like domain-containing protein, with protein MRFRPTRRTRRWAIGTAVVLALAGANGPWLYRFSTDQYHDYKINQPGYKAENGHWDLVSMPKEFRLNTIHAALLHTGKVLLVAGSGNNAKNFDAKKFDTVLWDPEKNTFKKIHTPNDLFCTGHTQLADGNLLIAGGTKRYEKLKGDVTKAGGLMIVHNEDPDKPITLPAGTRFTGKSNGKTFVSKDPVLVQRAKKVFDKKTGRFLRTEAGLGRIYVEAQESGTEHETGTEDNYRVQGLTGSDTRNVYGIAQKLALDKKDFQGIRDAYEFDPVAERYITVDPMNEARWYPTLTTLSDGKVLALSGLDDIGQLVPGKNEVYDPKTKKWTYTKGIMQFPTYPAVFLLQNGKLFYSGSNAGYGPDNVGRDPGIWDFASNRFTRIPGLSDPGEMETSGTVLMPPAQDEKYMVIGGGGVGESAESSKKTRIVDLKDPNPSFKDGPSLSEGTRYPETSVLPDDTMLISGGSKDYRGRGGSNLHQARIYDARTGTMRRVADPEVGRNYHSGSILLPDGRVVTFGGDSLFADKDDTKPGVFEQRIEIYTPPYLYKGGGKQPELGEGPKSLALGASGVYRTKDAAAVRTARLIRPSATTHVTDIDQRSIALDVVKTADGVKVTVPKNRNLVPPGWYMLFVTDGEGTPSKAVWVEVP; from the coding sequence ATGAGATTCCGTCCGACCCGCCGTACCCGCCGCTGGGCGATCGGTACGGCGGTGGTCCTCGCGCTCGCGGGCGCCAACGGGCCCTGGCTGTACCGGTTCTCCACCGACCAGTACCACGACTACAAGATCAACCAGCCCGGCTACAAGGCCGAGAACGGGCACTGGGACCTGGTCTCCATGCCCAAGGAGTTCCGGCTCAACACGATCCACGCGGCGCTGCTGCACACCGGCAAGGTGCTGCTCGTCGCGGGCTCCGGCAACAACGCCAAGAACTTCGACGCGAAGAAGTTCGACACGGTCCTGTGGGACCCGGAGAAGAACACCTTCAAGAAGATCCACACTCCCAACGACCTCTTCTGCACCGGCCACACCCAGCTGGCCGACGGCAACCTGCTGATCGCGGGCGGCACCAAGCGGTACGAGAAGCTCAAGGGCGACGTCACCAAGGCCGGCGGCCTGATGATCGTCCACAACGAGGACCCGGACAAGCCGATCACGCTGCCCGCGGGCACCCGGTTCACCGGCAAGTCCAACGGCAAGACGTTCGTCTCCAAGGACCCCGTCCTCGTCCAGCGGGCCAAGAAGGTCTTCGACAAGAAGACCGGCCGGTTCCTGCGCACCGAGGCCGGGCTCGGGCGGATCTACGTCGAGGCCCAGGAGTCCGGCACCGAGCACGAGACCGGCACCGAGGACAACTACCGCGTCCAGGGCCTCACCGGCTCCGACACCCGCAACGTCTACGGCATCGCCCAGAAGCTCGCCCTGGACAAGAAGGACTTCCAGGGGATCAGGGACGCCTACGAGTTCGACCCGGTCGCCGAGCGGTACATCACCGTCGACCCGATGAACGAGGCCCGCTGGTACCCGACGCTGACCACGCTCTCCGACGGCAAGGTGCTGGCCCTGTCGGGCCTGGACGACATCGGGCAGCTGGTGCCGGGCAAGAACGAGGTGTACGACCCGAAGACCAAGAAGTGGACGTACACCAAGGGGATCATGCAGTTCCCCACCTACCCCGCGGTGTTCCTGCTGCAGAACGGCAAGCTCTTCTACTCCGGCTCCAACGCCGGGTACGGGCCGGACAACGTCGGCCGCGACCCCGGCATCTGGGACTTCGCCAGCAACAGGTTCACCAGGATCCCCGGGCTGAGCGACCCCGGCGAGATGGAGACGTCCGGGACGGTGCTGATGCCGCCGGCCCAGGACGAGAAGTACATGGTGATCGGCGGCGGCGGGGTCGGCGAGTCGGCCGAGTCGTCGAAGAAGACCCGGATCGTCGACCTCAAGGACCCCAACCCGTCCTTCAAGGACGGCCCTTCGCTCTCGGAGGGCACCCGCTACCCCGAGACGTCGGTCCTGCCCGACGACACCATGCTGATCAGCGGCGGCTCCAAGGACTACCGCGGCCGGGGCGGCTCCAACCTCCACCAGGCGCGGATCTACGACGCCAGGACGGGCACGATGCGGCGGGTCGCCGACCCGGAGGTCGGCCGCAACTACCACTCCGGGTCGATCCTGCTGCCCGACGGGCGCGTCGTCACCTTCGGCGGCGACTCGCTCTTCGCCGACAAGGACGACACCAAGCCCGGCGTCTTCGAGCAGCGCATCGAGATCTACACCCCGCCCTACCTCTACAAGGGCGGCGGCAAGCAGCCCGAGCTCGGCGAGGGCCCCAAGTCCCTCGCACTGGGCGCCAGCGGCGTCTACCGGACCAAGGACGCCGCCGCCGTGAGGACGGCCCGGCTGATCCGGCCCAGCGCCACCACGCACGTCACCGACATCGACCAGCGCTCGATCGCCCTGGACGTGGTGAAGACGGCGGACGGCGTCAAGGTCACGGTCCCCAAGAACCGCAACCTGGTCCCGCCGGGCTGGTACATGCTGTTCGTCACCGACGGCGAGGGCACCCCGTCGAAGGCGGTGTGGGTGGAGGTGCCCTAG
- a CDS encoding glycoside hydrolase family 6 protein: MVRSCARAGAVAVGALLLLTACSSSDGDKAPRVAQQPKDVDPFWVNPDGSAARQVAAYRAKGDDAGAALIARIAEQPVGEWIGPENPESEAKGFTEAAKKADRTALLVLYNIPHRDCGQFSKGGAADGNAYRAWVDKVARGIGDRGATVVLEPDAVLHLVDGCTPARFAEERYDLLKKAVERLKGQPGVKVYLDAGNAGWQQPEALDEPLRRAGADLADGFAVNVSNFQTTAASKDFGHRLSAKLGGKHFVIDTSRNGSGPYGGGDPRETWCNPPGRALGERPTTRTGDPLVDAYLWVKRPGESDGDCKGGPKAGEWWAEYALGLARNTK; encoded by the coding sequence ATGGTCCGGAGCTGTGCGCGGGCTGGAGCGGTGGCCGTGGGGGCGCTCCTGCTGCTGACGGCGTGCTCGTCGTCGGACGGCGACAAGGCGCCGCGGGTGGCCCAGCAGCCCAAGGACGTCGACCCGTTCTGGGTCAATCCGGACGGGAGCGCGGCGCGCCAGGTCGCCGCGTACCGGGCGAAGGGCGACGACGCCGGGGCCGCGCTGATCGCCAGGATCGCCGAGCAGCCGGTGGGCGAGTGGATCGGCCCGGAGAACCCGGAGTCGGAGGCGAAGGGCTTCACCGAGGCCGCGAAGAAGGCCGACCGCACGGCACTGCTCGTGCTCTACAACATCCCGCACCGCGACTGCGGCCAGTTCTCCAAGGGCGGCGCGGCCGACGGGAACGCCTACCGGGCCTGGGTCGACAAGGTGGCCCGGGGGATCGGCGACCGGGGCGCCACGGTGGTCCTGGAGCCGGACGCGGTGCTGCACCTGGTGGACGGCTGCACCCCGGCCCGGTTCGCCGAGGAGCGCTACGACCTGCTGAAGAAGGCCGTCGAGCGGCTCAAGGGACAGCCCGGCGTGAAGGTGTACCTCGACGCGGGCAACGCGGGCTGGCAGCAGCCGGAGGCGCTGGACGAGCCGCTGCGCCGGGCGGGCGCCGACCTCGCCGACGGCTTCGCGGTCAACGTCTCCAACTTCCAGACCACGGCCGCCAGCAAGGACTTCGGCCACCGGCTCTCCGCGAAGCTCGGCGGCAAGCACTTCGTGATCGACACCAGCCGCAACGGCAGCGGCCCCTACGGCGGCGGCGACCCCAGGGAGACCTGGTGCAACCCGCCGGGCCGCGCGCTGGGCGAGCGCCCCACGACACGGACCGGCGACCCGCTGGTGGACGCCTATCTGTGGGTCAAGCGCCCCGGCGAGTCGGACGGCGACTGCAAGGGCGGCCCGAAGGCGGGCGAGTGGTGGGCGGAGTACGCGCTGGGGCTGGCCCGCAACACGAAGTAG
- a CDS encoding ABC transporter ATP-binding protein, translating to MTGTAGGIRFDGVSVAYGGNTVLDSLDLDVEPGEVMALLGPSGSGKTTALRAVAGFVRPAAGRVFIGGRDVTGLPPHRRGIGMVVQQYALFPHMRVAENVAFGLKAQKLLPKGEIAGRVAEALEMTGMAAYARRHPRELSGGQQQRVAIARALAIRPGVLLLDEPLSALDARLRSDMLGELARLHRELPDVTILYVTHDQVEALTLADRIAVMDRARLRDCDTPQELYRRPRTEFTASFVGNANLLPVRVGSGQVSFGGTALTVATGQAAAGASATLCVRPHLVGLGDGPNALRGRVAEVQWRGATHRLCVDVAGHTVKADVRELRRTPALGDEVTLHFASEDAVLLAAGVAGGG from the coding sequence GTGACCGGCACCGCGGGCGGCATCCGCTTCGACGGGGTGAGCGTGGCCTACGGCGGCAACACCGTCCTGGACTCGCTCGACCTCGACGTCGAGCCCGGCGAGGTCATGGCGCTGCTCGGCCCCTCCGGGTCGGGCAAGACCACCGCGCTGCGGGCCGTCGCCGGGTTCGTGCGGCCCGCCGCCGGGCGGGTGTTCATCGGCGGCCGGGACGTCACCGGCCTGCCGCCGCACCGGCGCGGCATCGGCATGGTGGTCCAGCAGTACGCCCTCTTCCCGCACATGCGGGTCGCCGAGAACGTGGCCTTCGGGCTCAAGGCGCAGAAGCTCCTGCCCAAGGGCGAGATCGCGGGCCGGGTCGCCGAGGCGCTGGAGATGACCGGCATGGCGGCCTACGCGCGCCGCCATCCGCGCGAGCTGTCCGGCGGGCAGCAGCAGCGCGTGGCGATCGCGCGGGCGCTGGCCATCCGGCCGGGCGTGCTGCTCCTGGACGAGCCGCTGTCCGCGCTCGACGCCCGGCTGCGCTCCGACATGCTGGGCGAACTCGCCCGGCTGCACCGCGAGTTGCCCGACGTCACCATCCTCTACGTCACCCACGACCAGGTCGAGGCGCTGACCCTGGCCGACCGGATCGCGGTGATGGACCGGGCCCGGCTGCGCGACTGCGACACCCCGCAGGAGCTGTACCGGCGCCCGCGCACCGAGTTCACCGCGTCCTTCGTCGGCAACGCCAACCTGCTGCCGGTGCGCGTCGGTTCGGGCCAGGTGTCGTTCGGGGGGACGGCGCTGACGGTCGCCACCGGGCAGGCCGCCGCGGGCGCCTCGGCCACGCTGTGCGTGCGCCCGCACCTGGTCGGACTCGGCGACGGCCCGAACGCACTGCGCGGCCGGGTCGCCGAGGTCCAGTGGCGCGGCGCCACCCACCGGCTCTGCGTGGACGTGGCGGGCCACACCGTGAAGGCGGACGTCCGCGAACTGCGCCGGACCCCCGCCCTCGGCGACGAGGTCACGCTGCACTTCGCGAGCGAGGACGCGGTGCTGCTGGCGGCGGGGGTGGCCGGTGGTGGCTGA
- a CDS encoding class F sortase: MSAERAAGTGRLLTGVAWALLLLGLWLWGREATDGPGGSSAPTTGDVAAVGRPLGVALPPAHDPVRAAAPRRVAIPSIGVAAPVVPRGLDSSGAVDPPPYDRPGTVGWFGSGVQPGGPGAALLVGHVDTESKPAVFYGLSAAHPGEKVEVARADGSVAEFTIDDVRVFGRDRFDAHQVYGPRERGRAELRLITCGGSYDRKARTYTANVVVSAYLTGVRPAGGAAS; this comes from the coding sequence GTGTCCGCCGAGCGCGCCGCCGGCACCGGGCGGCTGCTGACCGGGGTCGCCTGGGCCCTGTTGCTGCTGGGGCTGTGGCTGTGGGGCCGGGAGGCCACCGACGGCCCCGGCGGCAGCTCCGCGCCCACCACGGGGGACGTGGCCGCCGTGGGGCGCCCGCTGGGCGTCGCCCTGCCGCCCGCGCACGACCCGGTACGGGCGGCGGCGCCGCGCCGTGTCGCGATCCCGTCCATAGGCGTGGCCGCGCCGGTCGTACCGCGCGGCCTGGACAGCTCGGGCGCGGTCGATCCGCCGCCCTACGACCGGCCCGGCACGGTCGGCTGGTTCGGCTCCGGGGTCCAGCCCGGCGGGCCGGGCGCGGCCCTGCTGGTGGGCCACGTCGACACCGAGAGCAAGCCGGCCGTCTTCTACGGCCTGAGCGCCGCCCACCCCGGCGAGAAGGTCGAAGTGGCCCGGGCCGACGGGTCGGTGGCGGAGTTCACCATCGACGACGTACGGGTCTTCGGCCGGGACCGGTTCGACGCGCACCAGGTGTACGGGCCGCGCGAGCGGGGCCGCGCGGAGCTGCGGCTGATCACCTGCGGGGGCAGCTACGACCGCAAGGCGCGCACGTATACGGCGAACGTGGTGGTCTCGGCCTATCTCACCGGCGTACGGCCTGCGGGCGGCGCCGCGTCCTGA
- a CDS encoding ABC transporter permease encodes MLVHSRRGRWAVWILFLVLFLPLFALPLLVVVAASFATNWSGALPSGFTTGHYDAATTGDSLQALTTSLVTALTASVLALTVGTWAALAGSALGKRGRRAMDALFVLPVAVPSVVVGLAVLVAFSKPPLLLNGTRWIVILAHTVLVMAFAHQSVSAAIVRLDPMYEQAAASLGARPGYVLWRVRLPLLLPSLNAAAGLCFALSMGELSATMMLYPPDWTPLPVQIFAATDRGSLFTGAAVAVVLMGTTLLVLLAVSRVRTKASFR; translated from the coding sequence GTGCTGGTGCATAGCCGCCGCGGCCGGTGGGCCGTCTGGATCCTCTTCCTCGTCCTCTTCCTGCCCCTGTTCGCCCTGCCGCTGCTGGTGGTGGTCGCCGCCTCGTTCGCCACCAACTGGTCCGGCGCGCTCCCCTCCGGCTTCACCACCGGCCACTACGACGCCGCCACCACCGGCGACTCCCTCCAGGCCCTCACCACCAGCCTGGTCACCGCGCTCACCGCCAGCGTCCTCGCGCTCACGGTCGGGACCTGGGCCGCGCTCGCCGGGTCGGCGCTCGGCAAGCGGGGGAGGCGGGCGATGGACGCGCTGTTCGTGCTGCCCGTCGCCGTGCCCTCGGTGGTCGTCGGGCTCGCGGTCCTGGTCGCGTTCTCCAAGCCGCCGCTGCTGCTCAACGGGACGCGCTGGATCGTGATCCTGGCGCACACCGTTCTTGTCATGGCGTTTGCCCACCAGTCGGTTTCGGCCGCCATCGTGCGTCTGGACCCGATGTACGAGCAGGCCGCCGCCAGCCTCGGCGCCCGGCCCGGGTACGTCCTGTGGCGGGTGCGGCTGCCGCTCCTGCTGCCGTCGCTGAACGCGGCGGCCGGGCTCTGCTTCGCCCTGTCCATGGGCGAGCTGAGCGCCACGATGATGCTCTACCCGCCGGACTGGACGCCCCTTCCGGTGCAGATCTTCGCCGCCACCGACCGCGGCTCGCTCTTCACCGGCGCCGCCGTCGCCGTGGTCCTCATGGGCACCACGCTGCTCGTGCTGCTCGCGGTCTCCCGTGTCCGTACCAAAGCCAGCTTCAGATAA
- a CDS encoding 2-aminoethylphosphonate ABC transporter permease subunit, with the protein MRALPAWAWSLPPVLALALVFLYPLGLVVKQSLTPDGADGLSLAPYRDVFASHAFRDALWTTVWLAAGSTAGCLVLGFVLALVIAFVPFPGAKAVARFVDVFLSFPSFLITLALLFIYGTVGMANGLWTDVTGAHSGPFQFLTTPWGVLLAEVTYFTPFVMRPLLAAFSQLDTAQLEVASSLGARPARIVRRVVLPEALPALAAGGSLVLVMCLNEFGIVLFTGAKGVTTLPMLVYSKAILESDYPAACVVAVVNIAISVGLYGLYRVVSRRAGA; encoded by the coding sequence GTGCGGGCGCTGCCCGCCTGGGCCTGGTCCCTGCCGCCCGTCCTCGCCCTCGCCCTCGTCTTCCTCTATCCCCTCGGCCTGGTCGTCAAGCAGTCGCTCACCCCCGACGGGGCCGACGGGCTCTCGCTCGCGCCCTACCGGGACGTCTTCGCCTCCCACGCCTTCCGCGACGCGCTGTGGACCACCGTGTGGCTGGCCGCCGGATCGACCGCGGGCTGTCTGGTGCTGGGCTTCGTCCTCGCGCTGGTCATCGCCTTCGTACCGTTCCCCGGCGCCAAGGCCGTCGCCCGGTTCGTCGACGTCTTCCTCTCCTTCCCGTCCTTCCTCATCACGCTCGCCCTGCTCTTCATCTACGGCACGGTCGGCATGGCCAACGGACTGTGGACGGACGTCACCGGGGCCCACTCGGGACCCTTCCAGTTCCTGACCACGCCCTGGGGCGTGCTCCTCGCCGAGGTCACCTACTTCACGCCCTTCGTGATGCGCCCGCTGCTCGCCGCCTTCTCCCAGCTCGACACGGCCCAGCTGGAGGTCGCCTCCTCGCTGGGCGCCCGGCCCGCCCGGATCGTGCGGCGGGTGGTGCTGCCCGAGGCGCTGCCCGCGCTCGCGGCCGGCGGCTCGCTGGTGCTGGTGATGTGCCTCAACGAGTTCGGGATCGTCCTGTTCACCGGCGCGAAAGGGGTCACCACCCTCCCCATGCTCGTCTACAGCAAGGCGATCCTGGAGTCGGACTACCCGGCGGCCTGTGTCGTCGCCGTCGTCAACATCGCGATCTCCGTGGGCCTGTACGGCCTCTACCGGGTGGTGAGCCGACGTGCTGGTGCATAG
- a CDS encoding HAD-IIA family hydrolase: MAERKPIESWLTDMDGVLIHEGIPIPGADAFIKGLRESGKPFLVLTNNSIYTPRDLQARLARMGLHVPVENIWTSALATAKFLDDQRPGGTAYVIGEAGLTTALHDIGYILTDHEPDYVVLGETRTYSFEALTKAIRLINGGARFICTNPDETGPSAEGPLPATGAVAALITKATGKKPYFAGKPNPLMMRTGLNAIGAHSETSAMIGDRMDTDVLAGLEAGMQTFLVLTGLTRPEDVENFPYRPSRTVDSIADLVELI; encoded by the coding sequence ATGGCAGAGCGCAAGCCGATCGAATCCTGGCTCACCGACATGGACGGGGTCCTCATCCACGAGGGCATCCCGATCCCCGGGGCGGACGCCTTCATCAAGGGGCTCAGGGAGTCGGGCAAGCCCTTCCTGGTCCTCACCAACAACTCCATCTACACGCCCCGCGACCTCCAGGCCCGGCTGGCCCGGATGGGGCTGCACGTGCCGGTCGAGAACATCTGGACCTCGGCGCTCGCCACCGCCAAGTTCCTGGACGACCAGCGCCCCGGCGGCACCGCGTACGTGATCGGCGAGGCGGGTCTGACCACCGCGCTCCACGACATCGGCTACATCCTCACCGACCACGAGCCGGACTACGTGGTGCTCGGCGAGACCCGCACCTACAGCTTCGAGGCGCTCACCAAGGCGATCCGGCTGATCAACGGCGGGGCGCGGTTCATCTGCACCAACCCCGACGAGACCGGCCCGTCCGCCGAGGGGCCGCTGCCCGCGACCGGCGCGGTGGCCGCGCTGATCACCAAGGCGACCGGCAAGAAGCCGTACTTCGCGGGCAAGCCGAACCCGCTGATGATGCGGACCGGCCTGAACGCGATCGGGGCGCACTCCGAGACCAGCGCGATGATCGGGGACCGGATGGACACGGACGTCCTGGCGGGCCTGGAGGCGGGGATGCAGACGTTCCTCGTCCTGACCGGGCTCACCCGGCCCGAGGACGTCGAGAACTTCCCCTACCGCCCCTCGCGCACGGTGGACTCGATCGCCGACCTGGTCGAGCTCATCTAG